The genomic stretch GGCCGAGGTACGCATCGTGGACCCGAACGCCGACGACGGTCAGGATGGCGAACAGGACTGCGGCGCCCGCAAGCGTGCCAGCCGTGCGGCGGGATTGGCGGCGGAGCGGCCCGGCGAGCGCCAAAAGGCCGGCAAGCCCCATGAGGCCGCTCCCGAGCATCGCAATGGCCGGGGCCTCGCCGAGGCGAACGATGACGAGCGCTGCCCAGGCTGCGGCGAGCCAGAGCACGGAGGCCGCCACCTGCGAGCGCAGCGACAGGAGCGTCCCGGAAAGGGCGGCCAGCACCGCCCAGGCGAGTGCCGAGCCCTCCCATGGTCGTGCGGCGAGCGCAAAGCCGCCGGCGAGGTCGACAGCGACAGCAGCCAAGGCTCCAGTTCCGACCAGGGCAAGGAATGCCGGAGCAGTCCGGCGCCAGGGTCGCGTGGGCATGGACCGATCCTACGCGGCAGGCGCCGGGCGGGGATGGGCCGTCAGGCGGTCGCTTTCGGCCGGTCGGGGATGGCGGAGAGATCTTCGAGGCCGCGCGGGACCCGGGGCACCTGCACCTTCCGGACCTGCTCGATGATGTACTTCGCGCGCTCGCGCTGCTCGGGGGTCGAGGCCGGGAGGGGCAGCGTGATGCGCGAGGCGTATTCGCGGTGGTTGGCCACGAACTCGGGCAGTTTGTCGTAGGTGGAGGTTTGGGCGAAGACGCGGAGAACTTCCTCGGGGATGACGCGCTGCATCTCATCCCACTTGCCCTGCAGGGAGAGCTCGTGCAGCTGCATGCCAAGGCTCTTCAGGCCATGGACTTCGAAGACTTCGTGGTAGGAGCGGGTTGAACCGTAGAACGAAATCGGCTGGCGGAGGCGTTCGAGGCCCTGCTCGATCTCCGACTCGGTTTCGCCGAAGACCGTGAAGCCGCCTCCGGCGATTTCGATATCCTGCCAGGTCCGCCCGGAGCGCTTCAGGCCGATGGCGACGTTCGGAAGGACCACCTCGCGCATGTACTTGTCGGTCATGAAGCCGTGGGGCATGACGACGTCGGCAACTTCGCCGGCCACGCGGGCCATTGCGTCGCCGACACAGGCGAGGCCGACCTTGGGGCGGGGGTAGGGGATGGGCCCCGGATTAAAGTTCGGGGTCATGAGGGTGAAGTGGTAGTACTTGCCGATGAACTCCGGCTTCTTGCCGTCCTGGAAGGAGTCCCAGACCGCATGGAGCATCTTGATGTACTCCTTCATGCGGGTGGCCGGAGCGCCGGGCCAGTCGACGCTGAAGCGGTGCTGGTTATGCCCTTTCACCTGCGAGCCGAGGCCGAGGACGAAGCGGCCCTTGCTGAGGTGCTGGATATCCCAGGCCTCCATGGCAAGGACCGTGGGGCTGCGGGGGAAGGCGATGGTGACGCTCGTCTGAATTTCCAGCTTTTCGGTGGAGTAGGCCGCTAGGGTGGCAGCGAGGATGGAGTCGTGCTGGGTTTCGGGCGTGCTGGCGAAGTCGTAGCCGAGCTCTTCGGCGTGGCGGGCCTGGTCGGGGACGGCGGTGAGCCAGGTGCCGCCAAAACCTGAACCAACTTTCATGGCGGGCGTCCTTTCGTTGGGAATGCGACTGCGTGCGCAGTCTACGCGCCGGGGAACGGGGCTGCACGGCGGTTGCGTGCCGCCGGTGACCTTTCCCTTTACGTCAGGGTTGCCGTTTGCTAGTGTTCGCGAAGCCCCTAACGACACGGCAGGAGAAGGCGATGGACTTCCGAGACACCCCCGAGCAGGCGGCATGGCGCGCCGAAGTGCGCGAGTTCCTTGAGAAGGAGCGGCCGAAGGTCGACCCGGATGCGAACCCGATGGAACTGGCACGCGAGCGGGGCGGCGTGCTGAAGGAGTGGCGCGATAAGCTCGCGAAGAAGGGGTGGATTGCACCTGCCTGGCCGAAGGAGTACGGCGGCGCCGGGCTCGGCGTGATGGAGCAGTTCATTATGAACGAGGAGTTCGCCGAGGCGCGGGCCCCGCAGGTCGGGGGCATGGGCGTTTCGATGATCGGCCCGACGCTCATCATCCACGGCAACGAAGAGCAGAAACGGGAGCACCTCGGGGCTATCCTGCGCGGCGAAGTGCAGTGGTGCCAGGGTTACAGCGAACCCGGCGCAGGCTCCGACCTTGCCAGCCTGCAGACCCGCGCGGTCCGCGACGGGGATGACTTCATCATCAACGGGCAGAAGATCTGGACCTCCGGGGCGCATAACGCGGACTGGATGTTCATGCTCGCCCGGACGGACCCGGACGCCCCGAAGCACCGCGGGATTACCTATTTCCTCGTTGATATGAAGAGCCCGGGGATCACCGTGCGGCCGCTGATCAACATGGCGGGCGGACACCAGTTCAACGAGGTGTTCTTCGAGGACGTGCGGGTGCCCGCCCGCAACGTGGTGGGGGAAGTCAACCGCGGGTGGTACATCGGGACAACGACGCTCGACTTCGAGCGTTCGTCGATCGGGAACGCGGTGGGCCAGCGCCAGACGCTGGAGTACTACCTGCGATTCTGGAAAGAACACCGCGGTCAGCCGGTGACGGCGAGCGCGAGCGCTGCTTTCGCATCCGAGTTCGCGGACCGCTGGATTGAAGCCGCGACGGCGAAGATGCTGAGCTACCGGGTGATCAGTATCCAGGCGGCGGGCCGGGTGCCGAACCACGAGGCCTCAATCGCAAAGCTGTTCAACACCGAGCTGAGCCAGCGGATTGCGCGGACCGCGATGAAACTGCTCGGGACCTCGGCACTGCTGACCGGTCGGGAGGCGCCGATGAAGGGCCGGGCCCCGGGGAGCTACCTGCAAACGGTGTCGTCGACCATCGCGGGCGGGACGAGCGAAATCCAGCGGAACATCATCGCGACCCGCGGGCTGGGCCTGCCGCGCGGCTGACCGGCGCATCACGCGCTTCGCCTTCTACCAGCCCGGCGACCACGCCGGGCTGGTTCGTTCGGGGCGGGTGAAGACCGGCGCGGGTGTCGGCCGGTTCGCTTGTGCAGCGGTGCCGCCTGCCTAGACTGGTGGCTATGCGATGGCTTGCGGCCGCGGCTGGCGGGCTGGCCGCCCTGGGGTGGTTCGCCGCGGCATTCGCGCACGCGGAGCCGGAGCGGGCGACGCCGGGCGATGGGGCGGTACTGAACACGCCGCCGGGTGAAATTGTGCTGGTCATGACGCAGGAGATGGCCCGCCAGGCCGGGGCAAACGACATCGATGTGCTCGATGCCCAGGGGAACGAGGTGACACGTGAGCCGGCGGTCATCGACCCGGCGGACCGGCGCCGGCTCAGCGTGCGGCTGCCTGCGGACCTGCCCCCGGGCGAGTACGTCGTACGGTGGAAGACGCTGAGCGCAGAGGACGGGGACACGGCGACCGGCGAACTCCGCTTCCGGGTTGACCCGTCCGCGGCGCCAGAGCGAGGGAGAGAACTGCTGAAGGAGAGCATGCTGGGGGGCGGGCCGACGCCAGCGGCGGTGCCCCCACCCGCGGTAACCGGAGGGGCCGGCGAGGTAGGCTGGGTGCTGGTGGCAGCAGTCGGGGCGGTGCTGTTTGTGTTTGGCCTCGGGGCGGGGGTCGTGTTCAGCAGGCGGGATACATGAGGCGGAGAGCGCTGGCCTTGCTCCTGGTGATGCTGGCGGCCGGCGTGCCCTGGCCGCCGGGCGGGCAGCCGGCTGCAGCCCATGCGGCGCTGCGCTCCTCCGAGCCGGCCGCGAACGCCTTTCTCCGGCAGCCCCCGAAGGAAATCATCCTGAACTTCACGGAGCCAGTCGACGGGCGGGCGAGCGGCATCCGGCTCCTCGACGCCACGGGCCAGTCGCTCCCCATCGCGCAGGCAATCGTGACCGGGAATCGGATGCGGGCGGCGCTGCCAACGCTCGAGCCGGGCATCTATAACGTCGTCTGGAACAACGTGTCACTGGTTGACGGGCACGCGCTTTCCGGGTCGTACCCGTTCACCGTGCTCAACCCGGACGGCTCGGTGCCGGCGGGCGCGAACCTGGTCGGCGGCGGGAGTTCGAGCGCCGACCGGCTGGGCCGGGCCGACGGAACGGCGGTGCGGTCCCTGGCGCTGCTCGGACTGATTCTCCTGGCCGGGGCGGCGACGGTGACGCTGCTCTGGCCCGAAGCGCCGGCCGGCGCCCGGCGGGGGCTCCGCGCTGCGGCCCTGCTCGGGGCGGGAGCGGCCATCGGCGCGGCTGGCCTCGGCCTGGCCCTTCTGCGGGACACGTACAGCAGCCTGCCGGCGACCGAGGCGATCTTCGACACCCGCTTCGGGCGGTACTGGCTTGCACGGGCCGCGCTGGCGGCAGCCGCGGGGGCAGCTGCGGCGCTGTATTCCCGGGCT from Tepidiforma thermophila encodes the following:
- a CDS encoding TIGR03617 family F420-dependent LLM class oxidoreductase, with translation MKVGSGFGGTWLTAVPDQARHAEELGYDFASTPETQHDSILAATLAAYSTEKLEIQTSVTIAFPRSPTVLAMEAWDIQHLSKGRFVLGLGSQVKGHNQHRFSVDWPGAPATRMKEYIKMLHAVWDSFQDGKKPEFIGKYYHFTLMTPNFNPGPIPYPRPKVGLACVGDAMARVAGEVADVVMPHGFMTDKYMREVVLPNVAIGLKRSGRTWQDIEIAGGGFTVFGETESEIEQGLERLRQPISFYGSTRSYHEVFEVHGLKSLGMQLHELSLQGKWDEMQRVIPEEVLRVFAQTSTYDKLPEFVANHREYASRITLPLPASTPEQRERAKYIIEQVRKVQVPRVPRGLEDLSAIPDRPKATA
- a CDS encoding acyl-CoA dehydrogenase family protein codes for the protein MDFRDTPEQAAWRAEVREFLEKERPKVDPDANPMELARERGGVLKEWRDKLAKKGWIAPAWPKEYGGAGLGVMEQFIMNEEFAEARAPQVGGMGVSMIGPTLIIHGNEEQKREHLGAILRGEVQWCQGYSEPGAGSDLASLQTRAVRDGDDFIINGQKIWTSGAHNADWMFMLARTDPDAPKHRGITYFLVDMKSPGITVRPLINMAGGHQFNEVFFEDVRVPARNVVGEVNRGWYIGTTTLDFERSSIGNAVGQRQTLEYYLRFWKEHRGQPVTASASAAFASEFADRWIEAATAKMLSYRVISIQAAGRVPNHEASIAKLFNTELSQRIARTAMKLLGTSALLTGREAPMKGRAPGSYLQTVSSTIAGGTSEIQRNIIATRGLGLPRG
- a CDS encoding copper resistance CopC family protein, whose protein sequence is MRWLAAAAGGLAALGWFAAAFAHAEPERATPGDGAVLNTPPGEIVLVMTQEMARQAGANDIDVLDAQGNEVTREPAVIDPADRRRLSVRLPADLPPGEYVVRWKTLSAEDGDTATGELRFRVDPSAAPERGRELLKESMLGGGPTPAAVPPPAVTGGAGEVGWVLVAAVGAVLFVFGLGAGVVFSRRDT